From the Hordeum vulgare subsp. vulgare chromosome 1H, MorexV3_pseudomolecules_assembly, whole genome shotgun sequence genome, the window TTCCAAGTTTTCCTCTATATTATGAGCATTAAGAGGTTCACCTCTTGATGATCTGACCGCATCCCTTGTACAGGGCCTGATTAGGATCGGAGAGGATGTGGGAGTGGCAGTACTTGGCCATAGGCATCGCCCGCACCTTGCACCCCGTGAACCcacacttcttcctcctcggcaCCGCCGCCGGCCCAGGCTTCGCTTCCGAGCACGCGGCCGACAGGGGCTGCTCGGCCTCGAGTGGGCTACGGCCGAGCTCCCAGACGTACTGCCGGTGCCGCGCGCGCACCTCCTCTGCCATCGCCCAGTACAGCCGGCGGTACACGCCAACGAGCCGCGCCGTGCGGCGCCGCCTCCGGCGTAGCACCTCCTCCCGCGTGAGCGCCTCCGCCGTGGCCTCCATCTCCGGCGACGGCGGGCCGCTTGGGGAGCTAGGGTTTCGGGCCACCGCCGCCGGCGGCTCGGCCTCCACCTTGGGTACGGGCGCCGGCGCCTCCGGGCTCGTCGTGGCGGTCGGCCGGTAAGAGGAGGTCATGGCGTGCCGAGATTCTCGCCGGATTTGGGGAGAGCGGAGGAGTTCGGCTATGGAGTAGGGAAAGGAAGGGAGGACGGATGGCTCGGGACGAAGGAAGAGGGGGAGGTGGAGTCGAGCCGCATGGAGGCTGGTTGTTAACCGTTTATTGCACCTGACGGGACGACAAAATCACCGTTGTGACTTTAATCTAAAACTATAGCATAAAATGAAGGGCGATGCTATGCGCCGGCCCGACGGCCGAACGAATCGCCGGTCGCGCCAGAACCGCCCGATCCGCTGTAGAGGGTCTTTAATCTAAAACTATAGCATAAAATAAAGGGTGATGCTCTGCGCTGAAAGATTCGGCCGGCCGCGCGTGGGTCGTCCGATCCGTCAACTGTAGGCGGGCCGCGTCGTTAGATCTTCATGTAGCATTTTTTTTTctcgatgcaacaaatttcgtcCACGATATAGCAATTTttgtcaacggttgcaacaaaaaaaattatagtaaaaaatatatctacgtgatcgtagaaaaaaacgaagttgatgttgcgtggtagcaaaagtcaaacgtcggttgtagcaaatatctatgtgaacgtgtatgcaacttttttaataaaaggttgcagcaaaaaatgatggcgGTTGTATCAAaaaataacacggttgtagcaaaagtcaaaacaccagttgtagcaaaaatccaacgaactcgagttgcaaccaagcATGGATGTAGCTTTTTTGAATGAACAAAATGTAGCAAAATAACAAACGTTTGCATCAAATTTATACATGGTTGCAGCAAATCTAAGCAGGAAAATGTTGCAAGCCTGTCAACGAGGCGAGTGGCCCGCGCGCGACCCGCCGAAACGATTCGACTTTACCTAAAATGAACTTTACATGAAACTATTTCACGATCTGACTTTTTTAACAACGCCAAAAACCATGGCGTTTCTTCTTTACATAGAAACGCCGAGCTAGTTCACGTTGTTGCTCCACATAGAAACGTCGATCTAgccttgtcggtgaatactcacaacatatgccatagataggctaaagtcggtgagaaccgaatggACGAAGGTGGACGCtgagaacgaggttggtacatgcacgggacgcacgatgtacccaggttcagggctctccgtagagataatacccctaatcctgccggagtgtttgatgtatatgaacagagtacaatgtcgctcctggagctgtgttgggaggaggaagaggggagcagccggctcgtctctgcctctctctctgcGGTTGGTGAAGGTGTTGTGTTGTATCACTGGTGAATGATCGGctccctgcatggagggcgaccaagGGGTTTTATAGaccaacccgccggcctacaatatggataaagggtacgagtgtgggacccggctggcagcctcgtcggctggccaggggcccacaggagtcttgtcttgtcgcttgaggggcccgccggctgcatggtctcaattgcccgtgggacccgccggctggccaatgaggctctcgcgtaaggttgacgccgagcacgcgttgtacgtcaagcgtcgcccgacgagattcttcatgggcaggtagtacggccgcctccactgttccccacgccgagtgcagtaatggagtgagagtgtgacggtccgacactatgctaggtgatggatcagagccggggtaggtaagTGGCGTGGCCGCcaacgctcgtacctgtcgggcgccccgatccagtacctttgctgacgcgtagctacctttaatcgtgaggtcttatcctgacctacgatctgatgtgaccggtgatcttcggccggctagcctgcttggctagccggcttaagtgcggccgcctcctccctagtccggctggcgggaccaggccggctcagaagaggaggacgccttgactctagccggcaggggttgcctggccggccagagggatggccgcctcgtcctctagccggtaggtgatgcctagccggccagaagacttgggccttgggaatctgtataCGTTCATGTCCACCGGGCCgaaaatgaaggaataggcttgatgagcctaccccggggttatccccccaacagtagtccccgaagctggcgaggcctaccgcctgcggggggggggggctcaccggcttgttgatttgtcttgatattttggccgcTATTCGCGacgaaggacgccggcttcgaAACCGGGTGGCTTCAAAGCGACGCCTCGATCTAGTCATAACTTGCTCAGAGAATGCcatgtgccaggccccgcctggcgtaatgatggcgattactgctgacgggaccgggcctgggccctgagtcccgccacgatgccccctcggcctccgcgcgggaga encodes:
- the LOC123428008 gene encoding uncharacterized protein LOC123428008, with product MTSSYRPTATTSPEAPAPVPKVEAEPPAAVARNPSSPSGPPSPEMEATAEALTREEVLRRRRRRTARLVGVYRRLYWAMAEEVRARHRQYVWELGRSPLEAEQPLSAACSEAKPGPAAVPRRKKCGFTGCKVRAMPMAKYCHSHILSDPNQALYKGCGQIIKSGAQIGQITCSRPILKASVPSLCNVHLQRSQKNISQAYKKVGFNPPPTGQISPDFSVLVAECVHQIQARRRESRSAAAGKKCPKDGKVG